One genomic segment of Bacteroides caccae includes these proteins:
- a CDS encoding glycoside hydrolase family 88/105 protein — protein MNLRTKIGVVAVLLSTLTVQAQNIPFRKAEIKETMKKVADWQIANPNKGAEHGDLSWTNAVLYVGMLDWAELAEREDGNKDYFKWLTRIGSRNGWQPDKRMYHADDIAVSQLFIDLYRKYKNKYMLNPTIARTDWVMKNPPTDDFKLDYRKPETLERWTWCDALFMAPPVYTKLYVLTGDKKYIKFMNREYKATYDHLFDKEENLFYRDWRYFDQREANGRKVFWGRGNGWVLGGLAEILKELPAKDKNRKFYEELFVKLCTRVAKLQNADGFWHASLLDPASYPSPETSCTTFIVYALAYGINEGLLDKDTFLPILVKGWNAQVSAVDADGKLGYVQPIGADPKKVTRNMTEVYGVGAFLMGGCEIYKMAR, from the coding sequence ATGAATCTAAGAACAAAAATCGGGGTCGTAGCAGTGCTGCTGTCTACCCTCACCGTGCAAGCACAAAACATTCCTTTCCGTAAAGCGGAAATAAAAGAAACGATGAAGAAAGTTGCCGACTGGCAAATAGCTAACCCCAACAAGGGCGCCGAACATGGTGACCTGAGCTGGACAAACGCCGTACTATATGTCGGTATGCTCGACTGGGCGGAATTGGCGGAACGTGAAGACGGTAACAAGGATTATTTTAAATGGCTCACCCGTATCGGAAGCCGTAACGGCTGGCAGCCGGACAAGCGGATGTATCATGCCGACGACATCGCTGTTTCACAACTCTTTATCGACCTTTACCGGAAATATAAGAACAAATATATGCTCAATCCTACCATTGCCCGCACGGATTGGGTGATGAAGAACCCGCCGACGGACGATTTCAAGCTGGATTATCGCAAACCTGAGACACTGGAACGCTGGACTTGGTGTGACGCCCTCTTTATGGCTCCTCCGGTCTACACTAAATTATACGTCCTGACGGGTGATAAAAAGTATATCAAATTCATGAACCGCGAATACAAAGCTACGTATGACCACCTTTTCGACAAGGAAGAGAATCTTTTCTATCGCGACTGGCGGTATTTTGACCAACGCGAGGCCAACGGCCGGAAGGTTTTCTGGGGACGCGGCAACGGCTGGGTACTCGGCGGGCTGGCGGAGATATTGAAAGAACTGCCTGCAAAGGACAAGAACCGGAAGTTTTACGAAGAACTGTTCGTGAAGCTCTGTACCCGTGTCGCTAAATTGCAGAATGCGGACGGATTCTGGCATGCAAGTCTGCTCGATCCGGCTTCTTACCCGTCACCCGAAACAAGCTGTACCACGTTTATTGTCTATGCTTTGGCTTACGGAATCAACGAGGGACTGCTGGACAAGGATACTTTCCTTCCTATACTGGTAAAAGGCTGGAATGCACAGGTTTCTGCTGTCGATGCAGACGGTAAATTAGGTTATGTACAGCCTATCGGGGCCGATCCGAAGAAGGTGACGCGGAATATGACTGAAGTATATGGCGTGGGTGCTTTTTTAATGGGCGGATGTGAGATTTATAAAATGGCCAGATAA
- a CDS encoding RagB/SusD family nutrient uptake outer membrane protein — protein MKLNNKKTGIACMIGVAVLASSCSDWLDPKPLSFYTPEISFTDYNGLKTGTDMLNRDVRYFDFYPTGGSMDPCILSEYFFSDISVNGRTDAANSPQDLVRQITPSASLTGNASQINNYWTYLYKGIKDANTLLTRSETAEFDNEDQRKEIEGLACFHRAYRYYRLVNQYGDIPFITEEITGPRYDFYSTKREAILRYLKNDLDRTAPYLKNNVYIGMVTQAAAYHLLTKINLALGEFDDAIESANNVINDGVHYLMTERFGVDKNDATKNVIWDLHQSENKSLPENKEVLYMVLDRYDAGEDIRSAAGLEIKRQVLPWFAKDGEIKTPDGKNGFTDNDAKKNPYLEQYGRGVCTARSTWYHTHMIWTLDDTDLRHAPGNWIEMTDLTYNNPELKGTEWYGQPVRFKDDKGNILVNDTIRDWVGWPHYKTNVADQKDKWWRGGWADWYIFRIAETYLLRAEAYIWKGDATSLQKAADDVNKVRRRAGADELDADQMTIRTILDERARELYYEEPRKTELTRIAFIYAKTGKADDKGRTYRMDNFSEKNFFYDHIMDVTDFYNKGVKTPIGNEYTIAPHNVLWPIALNAISTNVQGHINQTPGYAGSENNIEPLDIDFSK, from the coding sequence ATGAAACTAAATAATAAGAAAACAGGCATTGCCTGCATGATTGGAGTAGCTGTATTAGCAAGTAGTTGTTCGGATTGGCTGGACCCGAAGCCACTTTCATTCTATACGCCGGAGATTTCTTTTACGGATTACAACGGCCTGAAGACCGGAACGGATATGTTGAACCGTGACGTCCGTTACTTTGATTTTTATCCCACAGGAGGCTCTATGGACCCTTGTATCCTTTCCGAATATTTCTTTTCGGATATAAGTGTCAACGGACGTACTGACGCGGCAAACTCTCCACAGGATCTTGTTCGACAGATTACTCCCAGTGCTTCTCTGACAGGAAATGCAAGTCAGATTAATAACTATTGGACCTATCTGTATAAAGGTATTAAAGACGCCAATACATTGCTGACCCGTTCGGAAACGGCAGAGTTTGACAATGAAGACCAACGTAAGGAAATTGAAGGATTGGCATGTTTCCATCGTGCTTATCGTTATTACCGTCTGGTGAATCAGTATGGGGATATACCGTTCATCACAGAAGAAATCACCGGGCCACGTTATGATTTTTATTCAACGAAGCGTGAAGCAATCTTGCGGTATCTGAAAAACGATTTGGACCGTACGGCTCCTTATCTGAAAAACAACGTTTATATCGGTATGGTGACTCAGGCTGCGGCTTATCACTTACTGACAAAGATCAATCTTGCATTGGGCGAATTTGACGATGCAATCGAATCAGCCAATAACGTCATTAATGACGGAGTGCACTATCTAATGACAGAGCGTTTCGGTGTTGACAAGAATGACGCTACCAAGAATGTGATTTGGGACTTGCATCAGTCTGAGAATAAATCCTTGCCTGAAAACAAAGAAGTACTTTACATGGTGCTCGACCGTTATGATGCCGGTGAGGATATTCGTTCGGCAGCCGGACTGGAAATCAAACGGCAGGTGCTTCCCTGGTTTGCAAAAGACGGCGAGATTAAAACTCCCGACGGCAAAAACGGATTTACCGATAACGATGCAAAGAAAAATCCCTATCTTGAGCAATATGGTCGTGGAGTATGTACAGCACGTTCTACCTGGTATCATACGCACATGATCTGGACACTGGATGACACAGATCTTCGTCATGCTCCGGGCAACTGGATAGAAATGACCGACCTGACCTACAATAATCCTGAACTCAAAGGTACGGAATGGTACGGACAACCGGTTCGCTTTAAAGACGATAAAGGAAACATCCTGGTAAACGATACCATTCGTGACTGGGTGGGGTGGCCGCATTATAAGACCAACGTTGCCGACCAGAAAGATAAATGGTGGCGCGGTGGTTGGGCCGACTGGTATATTTTCCGTATTGCCGAAACGTATCTGTTACGTGCTGAGGCATACATTTGGAAGGGGGATGCAACCAGCCTCCAGAAAGCTGCCGATGACGTGAACAAGGTACGCCGCAGAGCGGGAGCCGATGAACTTGATGCTGACCAGATGACTATCCGTACGATTCTGGACGAACGTGCCCGCGAACTGTATTACGAAGAACCGCGTAAGACGGAGTTGACCCGTATCGCATTTATCTATGCTAAAACCGGCAAGGCGGACGATAAGGGACGTACCTACCGTATGGATAATTTCTCCGAGAAAAACTTCTTCTACGACCACATTATGGATGTAACGGATTTCTATAACAAAGGGGTGAAAACGCCGATTGGAAATGAATATACCATTGCTCCCCACAATGTATTGTGGCCGATTGCATTGAATGCTATTTCGACAAATGTGCAGGGACATATCAATCAGACACCGGGATATGCCGGTTCGGAAAACAATATCGAGCCGTTGGACATTGACTTCAGCAAGTAA